One Tunturibacter gelidoferens genomic region harbors:
- a CDS encoding glycoside hydrolase family 18 protein: protein MEISLSGAAGFSAAASTAQGRQAFVSSCIDLFVKGNLAPGVSAAGVFDGIDIDWEFPTATDTLNATLLLKEFRKQLDSLGKANNKHYLLTMFGPAGQQNFSNLQLAEVGRQLDFFNLQGYDYHGTWETSTNHASPLFDDKQDPDASENFYIEYTVRSYLEAGVPGEKLVLGIPTYARGWTGVPKTNDGLYQTATGPASFPSSDYLQTPGLITYLTVTGLTGYTTHFDERRLAVSLYDPNTQTFWSYDDPVTVWVKTVYVRARVPGGLGGAFIWALKDDDANGTITKTTAAGLR, encoded by the coding sequence GTGGAGATCTCGCTCTCTGGGGCCGCCGGTTTTTCGGCCGCTGCGAGTACCGCTCAAGGCCGCCAGGCCTTTGTCTCCAGCTGTATCGATCTGTTCGTCAAGGGTAATCTCGCGCCCGGAGTTTCTGCAGCGGGAGTCTTCGATGGCATCGATATTGATTGGGAATTTCCCACCGCCACTGACACGTTAAACGCAACATTGCTGCTCAAGGAATTTCGCAAGCAACTGGACTCCCTGGGGAAGGCCAACAACAAGCATTATCTGCTGACGATGTTCGGACCCGCTGGCCAGCAGAATTTCTCCAACCTACAGCTAGCCGAAGTCGGGCGCCAGCTAGATTTCTTCAACCTGCAGGGTTACGACTACCACGGCACCTGGGAGACTTCTACCAATCACGCTTCTCCCCTCTTCGACGACAAGCAGGATCCCGATGCCTCCGAGAATTTCTACATCGAATACACGGTTCGCTCGTATCTTGAGGCCGGCGTCCCCGGAGAAAAGCTCGTCCTCGGCATTCCCACGTATGCTCGCGGTTGGACTGGCGTTCCTAAAACTAACGATGGCCTGTATCAAACCGCAACCGGTCCAGCTTCGTTTCCTTCGAGCGACTATCTGCAAACGCCCGGCCTGATCACCTATCTCACGGTGACCGGCCTGACCGGCTACACGACTCACTTCGATGAGCGCCGACTCGCCGTGTCGCTCTACGATCCCAACACGCAAACCTTCTGGTCCTACGATGACCCAGTCACGGTCTGGGTCAAAACGGTTTACGTCCGCGCGCGCGTTCCTGGGGGCCTCGGCGGCGCATTCATCTGGGCTCTCAAGGACGACGACGCCAACGGCACCATCACGAAAACTACTGCCGCCGGCCTCAGGTGA